TTCCGGGACGCCGCGCGTCACTAAGCAGCGGATCACCACTTCCGTACGCAGACCTCTCTCCTTCCCTACCTCTTTCCGGGACAGCGCAAGTGCGCTCGAGGTTTCCGCGTATTTCATTGGCGGAGCTGGAGCGCTGGTCTTCGCCGATTGGTGTAGGAGAAATTTGCCCCATAGACGCCCGCGGGGCGCACTGTTTCAGTTGTCTGCTAGTTTCCCGCCAGCTGTGAGTCTTGCGCCGTAATCATGGTGGACGTGATGGAGCTGCCAAAGTGGCGCATCAACGCCAGCATGCTAGCTCAGTTCATCGACCGGCCTGTATGCTTCGTAGGGAGACTGGAAAAGGTGCGTGGGCTCGCCGTCCCCTATTCCCGGCTCGGTAACCAGAGGGGGGGACCTTGTAATCGTCAGGATGGCAAACTCAAGGTGGCTAACGGAGGGTGGAGGACAGAAAGCGCAGAGCATCGCCGCACTCCCAGTTGCTTTATTTTGTAGaagggagctttttttttttatatcacaTTTCTTAGTCATTGCAGCCCCGTTTTGAGGCCTCTTGTATGGTGCGGAAACAAGATGTTTTCCAGTGCCGgcagttttaaatttcaggtcTGCCTACCCGCAttctgtttgtattttatttaaaggaaactACAGATATGTCTTCCAAATCTacactgattttttattttagccagaTTTGACCGTGACCCTCAATTAATatccttgttttcttctctattggaattttctcttcttgttgaATTCGCTTTTCCATAAAGCATTTCTTGGTTGTCCCTTCCAGATCCTAGAGCATTCTTGTAATCCATAAAACCCTTAGGAGTGGAAGGGATCCAAAAGGTGCAACTACCCCACCTCACCCCCGTCCTACAGAAACAGACCCCAAGTCTCAGGAgagaaagctgaaggaaagaaaactatTATGTAAAGGCGTATTTAGTAGTTCATTTCATTTACACACTAACTTCCTGAAATAGTTATTCTGACTTCACAAATAGGGAGAACGAATAGGAGGGCCACAGCAATTGGAAAAGTTGGCATTCAGACCAGGTCAGACTGCACTCTTTGCAGCTGCCTCCCAGGCATAGAACCCAGATCTTCAGGCAACTAGTTAGTACCATCTAATTCATGTGCACCACCAGATCTAGATAGTATGAGCCCTCCTTTAATTTGTTCCTAGTATAGGGTTTCCAGATTTAGATAGGAGATACTTAGACTAAAAAAAATTTGTTGTTTATTTGGTATTCAAATTTAATTAGGCCTTCTGCGACCAGATCTGGTAACACAAAACTATAATTTAAATGAAGTAAAATGTTCAAAAAACAATTGCTTtgattgaaagtagggactcaaacagatattttacaccattatttatagcagcattattcacaatagccaaaaaaagtcacaataacccaagtgtccttcagcagatgaatggataaacaaaatgtggtatataaacacaatgtaatattattcaagtGTAAAAAagaatgtggagctggcccatgtgcagtgctgatgcgcgcaaggagtgccctgccacccaggggtgtcccccgcgtaggggagctccacgtgaaaggagtgcacccgtaaggaaagccgcccagcgtgaaagaaagtgcagcctgcccaggaatggcgccgcccacacttcccgtgctgctgaggacaacagaagcggacaaagaaacaagacgcagcaaatagacacagagaacagacaaccggaggaggggggggggattaaataaataataaataaaaaatctttaaaaaaaaaaaaaatgaagttctgatagtgcaacaacatagatgaaccttgatgacaacatgttgaatgaaataagccagattataaaacaaatattatatgatcttacTTACCTGAAATACCTAATGtgacagtttggtattatttataaattccaaaaagaaatatagattatatttgtaaactggtctgttcctctgggtatgataccctttgatttaaattcaaaggttttaagtttacttaattcaGAGCTTCTGAagcatgtcagtagggcatggctcaaggttgagtccctgcccccttggcctatataaatggaaactcaaTCAAGATGACACCaagagaagatacagaagaagagaaagagaactttgtcagttttgatgctggagcctcgAAGTaggtgagccatttgcctgatagtttatagcagaccttgtgaagagaacagagcaactgagaaaccctgagagacaagtccTCTGCCAGCCCACAGCAGAGGTCGGAAGAAGCCcagcccatggagccttaagaggaaagaaggaaggagagaccaggcagagattgcccaccatcttgcttcaacacatggcaacagaatttggtgaggaagcaaccttgagttggactctttagggccttgtaactgtaagcttctacccccaaataaataacctttataaaagccaacagatttctggtactttgcatcagcacccctttggatgactaatacacctaGACTAATCAAATATCATGAGATAGATAATAGATTACAAGCTGGGTCGGGTATAGTGGTTCACGGAggtagttattgcttaatgagtacgAAGTTTCTTTTTGAGATGATGTAAACATGGGGTGATGGCTGTTAACTATGTCACAAAATTCTGAATGTTACTGATACTATTAAACTACGCTTGAAAgtggtaaaaatgggaaattttgagatatatatatgTTGCTACGataaaaagttctttaaaaaagtaGCTGGAAGTTAATAGCATATATCTGAAAATAATTCATTAAGAAATAGTTATATAAACATTTAGAATTAGGGAAACTATTgtagattaaataaaaatattattttttaacatatttgttCCTAGGAGGGTGAGGTATAAGGCAAGGGGATGTTTCTCTTCATGAGTGGTTCTTTACTACGTAACATTTGAAGTTCCTGGTTCCTGGTGTATTTTATTAACTGTATTTTATCAAAGGCCATTAATTTCTTCACTCTGTCCAGACCTATAtgtaaattaattatttaattacagGTTTAAACAAGGTGAAGATTTCCTTCCCTAGATGTATGAACCTCTAAGAAATACCAATAATCTTTTATTTGTGCAGTCCATGTCTTTGTAATTATAAACACTTGAAGGAATTAAAACATTTGCCAAAAAATTTTGTAATTGCTTTGTTCTAATCAGCTAAGTAAGTTAAGGTCGATCTTCTCATCTTTTGtcaaattgttgtttttttttttaattttaatgagattatagaggattttgtttttgtgtatatttgttttttaattatgtttctccctttttttctagATTCATCCCACtgggaaaatgtttattctttcagatggagaaggaaaaaatggaactaTTGAGCTGATGGAGCCAGTATGTTTAAGTGTATTAACTCTTAGTACATTATAGTTAATTCTTCATCTTGGTTTGATTTGTTGCTGGTGTTTCTGATTCTTGGAGTAAATGTATAAAGAAGGATTTTGTAAAATTTCCCTGGCTCTAAAATTGTCATCCTATTCTCACATTATATTTACCTTTACTTTTCTATCCATTGATTCTTTGGGCTctctgatgttgaatatattcCTTAAAGCTGGATAATAATTTTCATTCCTTatgaaagataataaaattatgtaatttttcatttcaactcacttttttcttagagttttaagttaTTTTAGTCAATTTTCTATTATGTTTACGTATGCTTTCAGTTTTATctattgtttttacattttatatttaacatGCTTAAAAGCATTTTTTGTCTTGGTGTTTTCTAAAGACAAATTCATGTGCAATTTTGTTAATGTATTCTGAACACACACTGCTAAAAATCATAGGTAACAGAATGGTTCTGCTCAATGGGTCGTTTTAAGCAAATTACTGCTTGTAGAAATGCTAGCCATCCTCAGTTTCTATATCTCTAAGTGATTTTGTCTTCACCTTAAACATTTAACTATATCTTTGGACTTGAAGCTACTGCTAAAGGTAGTAGAACATTTGACATGCAAATAACAAGTACTCAGTAAAAGTTGTTACGCAATTTATAATTCAGCTTTTGCACtggtaaatttaaaaatgattttgttaCATAAAATGAAAGATTAGTAAACTGTacaacagttttccaaagtaattATCAAATGAAAAGTGTCACAACACCAAgttattattttgttctttgagTTAGCTTGATGAAGAAATCTCTGGAATTGTGGAAGTAGTTGGAAGAGTGACGAACAAGGCAACTATCATGTGTGCATCTTACATCCAATTTAAAGAAGATAACCATCCTTTTGGTAAATATCAGTATTTAGTAGTTTTATATAGTtagaagaaaacaattttattctTAACTTGTTACGTGTCAGTCACAGTTTCAATCTTAcctcattttccatttctatagAATTTTCTGGTCCCAAAggaaaatggaaggacattttggcCTGGTTCTAAGTCATGCTTAGACTAAGAAGCTCAGTGAAGGTTAATTAATATTTGTGgaaagagaaatttaaagaatatggcaaacaaaaataatgctaattcttgcttttattttttttaatgtgtgattCGAAGACACTGAATCTAAAGCAAGACCAGGAAGGAACAATACCTTGGTAATAGATGTCATAATGAATGGTCTTCTAACCCCCTTGTCTTTTTTTAGAAGCACAGTTAAATAAATATGATCTACATCTCAGTTTTAGAAATTGGATCATGTAATTAAGTTGACCTCTGAAAGGGAGAAAAGTGAGGTGGAAATCTTTTAGATAATAATTGATACTACAACTTTCCACTGTAAAGTGTCTGTTAAATATTTCTTTCAGATCTTGGACTCTACAATGAAGCAGTGAAAATTACTCATGAGTTCCCTCAGTTTTTTCCTTTGGGGGTTGTGCAGAATGATTGACCTTGAAGAATTTGTTATGATTGTGAATGAGGCCTCCAGTGTTTGAAGGAGAGATCCCTGTTATttctaatatttgttctttttaaaaatccgttTATCTAACTTTATATTCCAGTCCAATTTTTGATGGAACTGGTATATTGGCATTTCTCACCTAAGGAGTAACAGTTCTCTTATAAGAATTGCTTCTCTTTTGTAGAGTCGGATTAGATCAAGAACAGACCAGTTGTCTGGGTTTAGTTTTCtatgataataaaaattaaaacaatgtacTATTGGTTATTTCATTCTTAttcttttagtcatattttcaagCACAAACTTGAAATTTCAAAGCCATAAGATCAGAACTTAGACCTAACAATATGTAACCCTGGGCCAACTCCTTTAAGAATTTATTCTCCCTCACATGCTGTACCATGTTACTTCCTTGGCATTctatgtaaaataattttgacTAATGAGAAAGAGCAAACAGAACCATTTAtctttttgggtttttaaaactGAGCTTTCTGgactgataaaaatgttctaaaattgactgtggtcatggttgtacaactctgtaAATACACTAAAAGTCATtggattatacactttaaataggtGAACTGTATGGGAATTATATCTGAATAAAgccatttccaaaaaaaaaaaaaaaaaaagaaacagggaagaagTGGCAGGGGAGCTAACTATATGCATTCAGATTCAAATGCTGGTGGGACATCCAGGTGCAGAAGCTGAGCTGTTTAGAAGGGAGGCCAGCGGTGGAGACCTAGCACTATAAATCATTAGCGTAAAGGATTCATTTGACAGACAGCAAGACACACTATTCGTTTAGTCTACATTACTGAAGTTGGATAGCTCAAGGGATGATTTCAAGCACGGCACCGTCAATATTTAATAGCACTCATCTGTCAGGGGTTAACACAGAATTAATGACTGAACCTTTTCTTTGTCATCCAAGACATTGTATTACTGAGACTGATGTCTCtcatattttaaactaattttcTTCACCtcctataataaaatattttgcaataagTGGCTATGGCAATGGCCCTTGAGTAATAGCAGAGTATTTCTGAATGACAAGTTGAAATTTAAGATTCtatcaatttaaaataaatattgttttgtaTACTTACAATCTAAATGGACTGGGAAGTCACTTACTTCCTCACTAAAGTGAAGATCAAGCCATGAAACCTAACTGGCTGTACAGGTCATCACCGTTCTGCATCCTGCTCTATCCTACACTTGTCATATTTCTCCCCAGCCTCCCCCAACATTACTTGGGAGTGAACAGGAATTCCATAATATGGATAATGACAGTCGAAAGGAAGAGACTAAGGAGACAGGAAGCTTTAGCTTCTGCAACAGAAAAAGAGCATTAAAGGAAAAACTGATGAACTCTGAATCTCTAAAGTTTGTAGTTTAGTTAATAGTGATATAATATTGTTGATTTTAACAAATTACCAGGATAATATAAGATTATAGCATTAAGGGAGACAGCAGTTGGGAAAGATGTATATAAAAACTGTAAACCTAAAAtactccaaaattaaaaatactttaaaaacaacaatCTCCAGAGGCTCCCTACCAACTAGATCAAGTCTACATTTCTACTGTTTGAAACCCTTCATGGTCTAACAATATCTCACCTCAGTCTCAAATCCTGTTCTCTTAAAGCTACCTTACAGCCACCCAGTCTGTCATTCCCAGAGCACATACCATTTAAGACCTCGTTATTTGCTCTGATTGGAATGTGTGCATCCGTGCCCAAAGGACAACTTTCGCTAAGCATTGCGTAACTTAGGTAAGTATAGTTAATTGGTCATTTTATGTTCTCATATTCCTTTTCTCATACCTCTCATCACACTTAACTTGCTAATAACCGTTTTTGTATATGTGTGGCAAaggagagattaaaaatactttttcaatttttcatacactacaaaaatcagaaaggaaagttCCCAGTGTCTCCCCAGAGACACTGGTATGGTTTGGTGTATAGCTTTCCAGAATTTTATCTACAAAAGATAATCTAGTTGTAGGACCTTAATATACTGTTATGCAACATGCTTTCCCCCCTTTAACATGCCTTGCCAATTGACATACAGAGCTATCTCATCCTCTCTAATTATTACAAAATATACCACTGTACCAGTGttccctaatttattttattggtGTTCTAGTCTTCCCTACTAAGCTGAGATTCTTGTAGGTGAGGGACctgtacagaaaaaaaaacctgtcttATTGGTATTCCAAGTGCCTAGCATAGTGCACAAATAAGTTAATCCCTCCAGCCTTATTTGAGAAGCTACAAAGCCGGGAGGAGAAGTGATGAAAGCCCTAAGCCATAATGGTGGCTGTGGCAAGGAATTCAGGATATATTATTAGTTCACTCGGACTCTCGTGATGCTAGGTACTAGACAGAATGAGAGCCTAGAATGAGGTCAGGTGGTGGTTATGAAACAACACAAATAAGAAGCTGGTAACCTCTTTGGTGAAGATGTCCAAAAGGTATTTGGAAATGGAGGACCAAACAGATTTGAGATATGAGagacactgctaaaagaaatacttAAAGTAGAATTTAAGAAATCTATCTTCCATTATAGGCAATTTTGAAATGAATTGAGAACCAGAAGCTTATTcctatatttggggtaaaactccTTTGGCAACAAAACCTGACAAGAATCAATACAAGGTTATTATCTCACTTAGGATAATATTCATATGTTTCACTGCAAAAATATGTTTGATTACAGGGACTACCCCTCTCTCCATGAGGGATGTTGCATAATGCACTATGACCTTTTCTAAAATCCCCAAATTCTGAATTCTGAAGTACATTTGGCCCCAAGAATTCAAGTAAGGGATTGTGTTCCTGAATCAAAGGACACAGAGCATACAGAGTGAGACAACCTAGAGCCAACAACAGCACTTTTGTGGGCATGCTCTTTTAAGGAGCAAGTGTGGAAGAGAGACGAATGGGATGAGGAAGGCTAATCATTGAGTCAGGAGGGGAATCCTAACGTCTGGCACCTAGTAAACCCTCAATTAATTTTTTGACTGAAAGAATATGAAAGGCAAAAAAGAGTTTCAGGAAGTAGTCACAATGTTGAAAGCTCAGAGAACAAAGAAGATAAGATTAAGGATTAAACACTGATCATATTAATTtatatggggggagggggaaaatagtAATTTGTGGTGTTCTTcaaatgatcatttttattttcatctgacaaaaacaattaaaatctaACACTGGGAGGATCTCTTCACAGAATTATTTAAATGCCCTGAGTGATAAACTAGTATTATTATATGGCAATTTAATTTATAGAATTTTGATGATATCTTTTTAaggaattaatttaatattaGGTTGAATTATgacattcaataaaattttgtgtCAAATGCTAGAGATTCATGTTATAAACATGAACTCTGGTTTCTGAAATCTTAATATATGGCAGTTTAGCATAATCTTACTATTTCTCTTTTACTAGATTTGTAATATTTAATAGGTGTAAAGTTTCAAAGAAATCTGCTGTATTTAAGAACAGCCAAGTTCTGTCGGTTCCGTTTAGGGGAACTCCAATTTGGCTTCTTTATTTAATTTAGAGAGAATTTGATTCTGATCTGTTGCTGAAAGAATATTAATAATTCTGGCACCACAAGTTATCTTGCCTATGAGAAGATGAAGctaaatttaaaagcataataaACCATGTGTTTTAAGTTACTTTCTAATAGTGAGGTTGGTTTTATGACCCCATTTGACCTATAGTATGGGGTTTTGAGATGACTAATCAAAACCAGAGGTGTAAAGCAGCTGGACTCCAAAGGATCCATTTAGAATGGGAGAGGAAACGTGGCTGAACTGCAAGAAGCAAGGAGACATATGAACTGACCAGCCTGTGTTGAGAAACTCATGTCTCTGAAATGTGGAATTTTCTTTTGCCTGAACTGCATTTCTAATTGGAAATAATGTGAGGGGAGTCCTTGAATCATCTTTGAGTTccctttcacacacacaaaaacacacatacCCAAAACAGAGGTGTAGTCTATGAACAATTTATAATGTAACTTATCTTGACTGTAAGGATTAAAATTGTAATTGGCATGCCAttgtttattctttaaatattacaGAATGACAGCAACAGGGCACCATGATCTGtagtatttcttcatttttttaaaaagtttggacTGAAATACAGAGCCTTTGGGGTATGAAAATGCTTTCTCACCATGATTTTTTAATGCAAGTGGGTAGATAAAGAACAGCAATCTCCATGGTGTCTATATAATGCAATCAGTATTCAAGATGCAAGATTCAGGAAACTTtgaaagaggaataaaatatggattagagtggacttactggtattctactatagaactattgtgactctagcaattgaagaaactatatcattgatgtagaaacTGTGGCctcggtagttgctgagggcagggagagggaaaaagagacgtgatgtgggggcatttttgggacttgtagttgttctaaatgatattgcagagacagatgttggacattatacatcctggcataacccactgaatggactggggaagagtgtaaactataatgtaaactataatccatgcggtacagcagtgctccaaaatgtattcaccaaatgcaatgaatgtgctacaatgatgaaagagttgttgatgtgggaggagtggggtggggtgtggggtatatggaaacctcattttttttatgtaatattttttgtgatctatgtatctttaaaagaaaaaaggcaattaaatttttaaaaatgaaaaaacaaaaacagtctcttggacatacaccttccaattctagtactaattataggttcaaatagaagaacagaagagctatgtgtagggaaactacaactgcATCCAAttctgtcaccctggggagcataaattccaaagtagggcccactagcaaggcaccaaactcctgagctatctgccccgactatagtgtctgaatgtctctagagccttcaggagcccacTATTTTGGGTAGTAtgtactttggcagtcagtgagatcctgctgagatgtaacCTCtggaaatgacctcccaacttactttgaagtctcttagctatataaattcTTTTGTCTTTACGTTTTCCCCGTTTTGGTCAAAGTCTCTTCTTGTGCCAGTTGGGCCTCGAATATCACAGAGTTgtgacacctactctccagttcattggtctcaccaggacaaccaacaaggaggtgatgatggacaactaccataccaaagaaccaagagtctacaactgcaagcaagggagtcccattcatcagccctattggattgcagccccctctcaattagaggtggagtgtacatcaccgtcccagaattctcaggattggagaatcaactatggactaaagttgacttactgatattctactatagacttattgtgattctagcaatggaagaaattatatcattgatgtggaggcagtggccactggaggttctgagggcaaggagagggaaaaacaggtgtaatgcaggagtatttttgggacttgggaattgtcctgaatgacattgcaacaacagctacaggccattatatgtcttacCATAACCttcagaattgggtgggagagagtgtaaactacaaggtaaactttaatccatgcttagtggtgatgctccaaaatgtgctcatgaattgcaatgaatgtaccactcatgtgggaaaatgtgggaagtgtggggagcagggcatataggaatcccctatattttttatgtaaaatttatgtaacctaagtatcttaaaaaaaaaaaaaataggtgtaatatggtggcttTTTccggacattggaattgtcctgaatgatgttgcagtgatggatacaggccattatatatcttgtcataacttacaaaaatgtgtgttggggggagagtttaaactataatgtagactataattcacatttagtggcaatgctccagtatgtgttcatcaattgtaacaaaagtaccacactaataaaggatgttaatgtgggaaagtgttggagggctagggagcaggcATATGgtaatcacctatattttttatgtggcatttatgtaatctaagtatctttttaaaaagaataacaaaaagaaaaaaaaaaaaaaaaaacagtgagtgCCATAAGTTGGAAGAAAGGAAACATACGTGCGGTGCAAAAGTTTTAGGCAATGCCATAGATGACACTGTGACTTAATTTGCCCCTTTTTCTGAATGATTATTCATTTCTCACAGGAGTTTGAAATATTATCCAGGAAGATAAGGCATTTATTTTGGCTATGACTCTCTCGCtataaaatatgttaatataATACAGTTTCTTTAGTCCTATGTTCAAATGAATGGTGTCATTGAAAGATCTTGGTATCTTGTCACCTTGAACCTTGAATAGTAATCAGCAGGGAGAAATTCTTCTATTGAATAATCACTAAGTATAAGATAATATTGCATTTACCTTAAAAAACTCACTTGGGAAATAAATATTACTTAGACcttaatgtttattttcattaattcaacttcatttaatatataacgATTATTTAAAGCCAAATTGTGTCAAGTAAATTATTTAGTATAACCTCACAGAAAATTAGAAACAGTGCAATCTTTtacttaaacattttaatatgttttcctTAGCTTTTAAGAAGTTTTAAGTATTAATAAAAACATTGGGCCTGATAAGAGGATAGGATATTCTTGTCTCATTTTGAGAGATGCATCTATTTTTAAGTGATCAAGGTCGTACTTAGTCAATTATTTCTTCTACATGGTGCAGAAATGTCAAGGTCTTAGTTGGTTATATATTTGACCTTTTATGAGAGGCAGACAGTGGACCAGGGCTTGCCTCATTTTGGAATCTCCTCAGAAATGACTAAATGCTTTCCAGATGAACATACTGTGGCCCCAAGGAGGAGCTAGGAATTGGAATGCATTGCCTCCAAACTAGGGGAATGCCTGGACTTCTTTTGCTGTTGGAGCCTGGTGACTTGAAGGAATTGACCCACTGGGCAATTCCCCTCATTCTCAGCAGTATGACCTAGTCATGAAAAGAACTCAGGATGAgataaattatttgtttatttctaccTTGCTTGtttccaaaaaagaatttaagacagCTGCAAAGACTTCTATCCTTTCCCTGTTCTCTCATCATAAATTCATATAGATTGACTTTCCCAAATGTAAACTTGAGTTACCTATAGAGTTGGAATAGGGACAGTCAACTGATTACTGTCATTTGTCACAGGAACACTCATCTGCTAAAATTGGCACTAATGTCCTATTTTATCTctctttaatgaaaataaaaatagtatttcaaaCCTAATAAAATATGCActaagttgcttttttttttttttttttactcctccccgcctcccctccccttgtctgtctgcttgttgtctactGTCTTCCTCAGGatgcatcaggaaccaaacccagcacctcccagatgaatgcccaactgcttgagctacttATGCTCAGGGCTTGTTGTGACCTGTTACACTCATCTTCTCTAGCAGGCACccggaaccaaacctgggacctcccatggagaggcaggtgcctaattgcttgagccacatctgttccctgctaaGTAGTTGCCTCTCTTTTATCCTCTATCTCATAGTCTAAAATATTAGAGGGACAAATTTAAGTATACATTTTAAGCATCACAGGGAGAATATACTATCCTATGTGAATACCCAAACTATACATAAACAATATTCGTAAGATtgcttatttaaataaaaatattgcttCTCTCTTTAATCCACATTCAAGGTTGAGtcctgttaatatttttaaaaggaattataagccaaaaaaaaaaaaaaagacctagaaACATGGGTAAATTTCATCTAAAATAATTGGTAAAAAGCATTAATGATTCATTTATTGAAGGACTGGAAAGGATTTTAAGGAACCACATGCTTCTATGTATAACTGCCTAAACATCCTTGAATACATGACATTTGgcttctataatttttaaaaacaggatcTAGAGATAAGTCATTGGAAAAATTATCTCTGGAAATAAGGTAAGGAAACTGCTTGGATTTtgggaaataaaacaacaaaacaaccatTTCAAAAAACAgaatactttgaaatatttttctaaagtaCATCTCAGGAATGGATGACTTGTTTTGATGcatttgaacttttaaaaaatttatgagcTAAAATCATTAAATTCAATGACATTTAGAAACAGTAATGCTGCCTTCTGTGTTCTCAACAGATTCTAAATTCAGTTACATGTGTCTTGTGATCACAAGATATGGTTACAAATAGCAATAATTGTTGCAAAGCAAATTACTTGGTGGCACAGGAAAACATTCCCCCTCCAACAGAGAGGGGAATGGATTACCTCACTTACATAGTCTGCAGGTTATGTAATGAATATTacaagttttaaaatgaaaaaggaatccATGCTAAAACAGAAAAATGACTTCATGAAAATATAAAGACAGATTTATTTGTCTAACTAGGAAAAAACATCTTTAGATGATTGAAGAGAAATTTTAAGTACAAATATTTAAGTGTTTATGAGCtatgaaaaacattaaaatgaatttattcattttcatagcttcatagaaatgaaattatgaaaataatactttTATCCATATACTTCTTGAATATGTTACAACTTGGAAGTGAATAATTTCTACTTAACAGGAGTCAGTAAAGAATAAGAATACACA
This window of the Dasypus novemcinctus isolate mDasNov1 chromosome 5, mDasNov1.1.hap2, whole genome shotgun sequence genome carries:
- the RPA3 gene encoding replication protein A 14 kDa subunit is translated as MVDVMELPKWRINASMLAQFIDRPVCFVGRLEKIHPTGKMFILSDGEGKNGTIELMEPLDEEISGIVEVVGRVTNKATIMCASYIQFKEDNHPFDLGLYNEAVKITHEFPQFFPLGVVQND